A genomic region of Pelodiscus sinensis isolate JC-2024 chromosome 1, ASM4963464v1, whole genome shotgun sequence contains the following coding sequences:
- the LOC112546380 gene encoding ecto-ADP-ribosyltransferase 5-like isoform X6, translated as MRSLLIPLTYVCLQTWLGTAQAPTKRALDKMPHAFDDQYIGCAEEMERSASEWLKDEKSNSALFHVVWINATNKWEEVKRNIPLPRSFQDEYGIAIVAYTNRFNRGLNEEVRKNWESQAEYKVNFKFKAFHYYLTRALQLLRGKCDGMYKQTVYRGVPDVEYHFKGMESNPIRFGHFASSSLNKKVAKEFAKKGSSDTSTFFTIHTCFGVDISKFSYNRSQEEVLIPVHEMFNVSQGDDGFVLQSTNQTCSYFNCAYLGT; from the exons ATGAGGTCTCTGCTGATCCCCTTGACGTACGTCTGCCTGCAAACCTGGCTGGGAACCGCCCAG GCACCAACAAAGAGGGCACTAGACAAGATGCCTCATGCTTTTGATGACCAATACATAGGATGTGCTGAAGAAATGGAAAGAAGTGCATCTGAATGGCTAAAAGACGAAAAGTCAAATTCCGCATTATTTCATGTTGTGTGGATAAACGCAACAAATAAATGGGAAGAAGTGAAAAGAAATATTCCTCTCCCCAGAAGCTTTCAGGATGAGTATGGAATAGCCATAGTCGCCTATACTAACCGCTTCAATAGAGGATTAAATGAGGAAGTGAGGAAGAATTGGGAATCTCAAGCTGAATACAAGGTCAATTTCAAATTCAAAGCCTTTCACTATTATTTGACGAGAGCCTTGCAGCTCTTACGTGGGAAGTGCGATGGGATGTACAAACAGACGGTGTACCGGGGGGTTCCCGATGTTGAATATCATTTCAAGGGAATGGAATCAAATCCTATCAGGTTTGGACATTTTGCCTCTTCCTCTCTTAACAAAAAAGTGGCTAAGGAATTTGCCAAGAAGGGGTCATCTGACACCTCCACATTTTTCACCATCCACACGTGCTTCGGTGTTGATATCAGTAAATTCTCATACAACCGATCCCAAGAGGAAGTGTTAATCCCAGTCCATGAGATGTTCAACGTGTCCCAAGGAGATGACGGATTCGTCCTCCAGAGCACAAACCAGACCTGCAGCTACTTTAACTGCGCGTACCTGGGCA cttgA
- the LOC112546380 gene encoding ecto-ADP-ribosyltransferase 5-like isoform X1, with protein sequence MRSLLIPLTYVCLQTWLGTAQAPTKRALDKMPHAFDDQYIGCAEEMERSASEWLKDEKSNSALFHVVWINATNKWEEVKRNIPLPRSFQDEYGIAIVAYTNRFNRGLNEEVRKNWESQAEYKVNFKFKAFHYYLTRALQLLRGKCDGMYKQTVYRGVPDVEYHFKGMESNPIRFGHFASSSLNKKVAKEFAKKGSSDTSTFFTIHTCFGVDISKFSYNRSQEEVLIPVHEMFNVSQGDDGFVLQSTNQTCSYFNCAYLGREKNKTCVNNTGKKQTFPLHCFDNDLPSVLKCRARSNPNGQTCHMKPV encoded by the exons ATGAGGTCTCTGCTGATCCCCTTGACGTACGTCTGCCTGCAAACCTGGCTGGGAACCGCCCAG GCACCAACAAAGAGGGCACTAGACAAGATGCCTCATGCTTTTGATGACCAATACATAGGATGTGCTGAAGAAATGGAAAGAAGTGCATCTGAATGGCTAAAAGACGAAAAGTCAAATTCCGCATTATTTCATGTTGTGTGGATAAACGCAACAAATAAATGGGAAGAAGTGAAAAGAAATATTCCTCTCCCCAGAAGCTTTCAGGATGAGTATGGAATAGCCATAGTCGCCTATACTAACCGCTTCAATAGAGGATTAAATGAGGAAGTGAGGAAGAATTGGGAATCTCAAGCTGAATACAAGGTCAATTTCAAATTCAAAGCCTTTCACTATTATTTGACGAGAGCCTTGCAGCTCTTACGTGGGAAGTGCGATGGGATGTACAAACAGACGGTGTACCGGGGGGTTCCCGATGTTGAATATCATTTCAAGGGAATGGAATCAAATCCTATCAGGTTTGGACATTTTGCCTCTTCCTCTCTTAACAAAAAAGTGGCTAAGGAATTTGCCAAGAAGGGGTCATCTGACACCTCCACATTTTTCACCATCCACACGTGCTTCGGTGTTGATATCAGTAAATTCTCATACAACCGATCCCAAGAGGAAGTGTTAATCCCAGTCCATGAGATGTTCAACGTGTCCCAAGGAGATGACGGATTCGTCCTCCAGAGCACAAACCAGACCTGCAGCTACTTTAACTGCGCGTACCTGGGCA GAGAGAAGAATAAAACATGTGTTAACAACACTGGTAAGAAACAAACTTTTCCTTTGCATTGTTTTGACAATGACTTGCCCTCTGTGCTGAAGTGCAGagccaggagcaaccccaacgGGCAAACTTGTCACATGAAACCAGTTTAG